The following are encoded together in the Gemmatimonadaceae bacterium genome:
- a CDS encoding helix-turn-helix transcriptional regulator, whose amino-acid sequence MRAQQIAKSLRSARLKLGATQKEMAERVGVSPRLWAEVERGERPNVSLETALRMLKAVGVALRLDEVSARVPSAEEAMLARAAERRATWTGGRTRLGEDDEPRVDSLSVSERLGAVAMVSQLAYAFASKAPRATSRVAEPPPFASKPGKPGKSGKSGKSGKGRR is encoded by the coding sequence GTGCGCGCCCAACAGATTGCCAAATCGCTTCGCTCGGCTCGACTCAAGTTGGGCGCAACGCAGAAGGAGATGGCCGAACGCGTCGGCGTGAGCCCGCGGCTGTGGGCGGAGGTTGAGCGCGGGGAGCGGCCGAATGTGAGTCTTGAAACAGCGCTTCGGATGCTCAAGGCGGTTGGTGTGGCGTTGCGACTCGACGAGGTGTCGGCGCGAGTTCCGAGCGCGGAGGAGGCAATGCTGGCACGTGCGGCAGAGCGGCGCGCGACCTGGACTGGCGGGCGCACGCGTTTGGGCGAGGATGACGAGCCACGAGTTGATAGTCTCAGTGTATCGGAGCGGCTGGGCGCGGTAGCGATGGTTTCCCAGCTGGCCTATGCGTTCGCGAGCAAGGCGCCGCGAGCCACCAGTAGAGTCGCCGAGCCGCCACCGTTCGCGAGCAAGCCGGGCAAGCCGGGCAAGTCGGGCAAGTCGGGCAAGTCGGGCAAGGGTCGCAGGTAG
- a CDS encoding energy transducer TonB: protein MLLLAASAHAQSLAMQSSRIAGCWRADRPLGPTGGVEPVARDSAFRTFVLQDSGRVALPTIPDRWRRLGWEERSSWTVRRDSVRLRVFTGLQGWDAQLVFASNGQSLHGVAQYLTDVIAVGMAPLLVPAVLARITCEASWPSVATTARALRPWQTGEPLFMERQVDRPAALASALVGGIVASRPLGYDERAKLDSSGARAGIARVVLQFVVESDGRVDVGSVKVLASDGDEFTTRVMQLLGAWRFTPAMRRGVAVHQLVYQRFEVRR, encoded by the coding sequence ATGTTGTTGCTCGCTGCGTCGGCGCACGCACAGTCGCTGGCGATGCAGTCGTCGCGTATCGCGGGCTGTTGGCGCGCCGATCGTCCGCTTGGCCCCACGGGTGGTGTCGAGCCTGTTGCTCGCGACTCGGCGTTTCGGACGTTTGTGCTGCAGGACAGCGGGCGAGTGGCGTTGCCCACTATTCCCGATCGTTGGCGTCGCCTGGGTTGGGAGGAGCGGAGCTCGTGGACGGTGCGGCGGGACTCGGTCAGGCTGCGTGTGTTCACCGGATTGCAGGGATGGGATGCGCAGTTGGTGTTCGCGTCCAACGGGCAGTCGCTTCACGGGGTGGCGCAGTATCTCACGGATGTCATAGCGGTTGGCATGGCCCCACTGCTCGTGCCCGCAGTGCTGGCGCGAATCACCTGCGAGGCGTCATGGCCGAGTGTGGCGACAACGGCGCGGGCACTGCGACCGTGGCAAACCGGAGAGCCGCTGTTCATGGAACGCCAGGTTGACCGGCCCGCGGCGCTTGCGTCGGCGCTAGTGGGAGGAATTGTCGCGAGTCGTCCGTTGGGGTACGACGAGCGCGCGAAGCTGGATTCGAGTGGTGCGCGCGCAGGGATTGCGCGCGTGGTGCTGCAGTTTGTGGTGGAGTCGGATGGCCGAGTGGACGTGGGGAGCGTGAAGGTGCTGGCCAGCGACGGGGATGAATTCACGACGCGGGTGATGCAACTGCTGGGCGCTTGGCGATTCACGCCGGCGATGCGGCGGGGAGTGGCGGTACACCAGTTGGTGTACCAGCGATTCGAGGTGCGCCGCTAG
- a CDS encoding carboxypeptidase regulatory-like domain-containing protein, translated as MPRLPRVAPMLQCLLGVLLHTTALGAQSLQGTVVDSALRKPVPGSIVMVLDAAGNSLARTLTNQRGQYRVTLPNHAARVRVLHVGFRPGGAAIPPTANGVARLDVSLALLSTVLEAVDVRDNTNCAVRRDRGQALALWEQARQGLLAMIVAREAIPSRLKRLRFQRVLEGTGDRILSQDVQVDSTTGESRPFQAARSARDFVQLGFVEDSSGVRSYFAPDADVMLEDAFFYGYCFRVMPADKSHPGLVGVGFSAAKHRAPNVDIDGAFWMDTSARVLTRIEFRYVGLDPRLELHRPGGRVEFREMSNGIVLIDRWVLRLVATRLDTVYVVRDPSMRRNRDVVPEERARFEVNESGGELATARWEDGTAWQASLGMVRIDARTHTGAPATGTDISLEHTDYRGVVDTTGQLVFRDLLPGPYRTIVHDTVLAPIDITLKTPIAFSAVRDSVHTATLDVPTAYDYARSLCPPERLPSLRPIAFFAYVTMPDGRPAAGLEIKELVKRPLDVPEWKSTAFGGKTDKGGRYFSCWRYRAG; from the coding sequence ATGCCGCGTTTGCCGCGCGTTGCCCCTATGCTCCAATGCCTGCTTGGTGTGCTCCTCCACACCACAGCGCTCGGAGCGCAATCACTTCAGGGGACGGTAGTCGATAGCGCGCTCCGCAAACCGGTACCGGGCTCGATCGTGATGGTGCTCGATGCGGCCGGCAATTCCCTTGCGCGAACGCTGACCAACCAGCGCGGCCAGTATCGGGTGACACTGCCCAACCATGCGGCCCGTGTGCGCGTGCTGCACGTCGGCTTTCGGCCTGGCGGCGCCGCCATTCCGCCTACGGCGAACGGGGTGGCACGACTTGATGTGTCGCTGGCGCTGCTCAGCACGGTGCTGGAGGCTGTTGACGTTCGCGACAACACCAACTGCGCCGTACGGCGCGATCGCGGGCAAGCGCTGGCTTTATGGGAGCAGGCGCGTCAGGGATTGCTGGCGATGATCGTGGCCCGCGAAGCGATCCCCTCACGTCTCAAACGACTGCGTTTCCAGCGCGTGCTGGAGGGTACGGGCGATCGGATTCTCTCGCAAGACGTTCAGGTGGACTCAACCACCGGCGAGTCGCGGCCCTTCCAAGCGGCGCGTTCGGCCCGGGATTTCGTGCAGCTTGGTTTTGTGGAGGATAGCTCCGGCGTGCGCTCCTACTTTGCCCCGGATGCTGACGTGATGCTGGAGGACGCGTTCTTCTATGGCTATTGCTTTCGTGTGATGCCCGCGGACAAGTCGCACCCCGGATTGGTGGGGGTTGGGTTTTCAGCGGCGAAGCATCGCGCACCCAACGTGGACATTGACGGCGCGTTCTGGATGGATACCAGTGCGCGCGTGCTCACGCGCATTGAGTTCCGATACGTGGGGCTTGATCCCAGGCTGGAGCTGCACCGACCTGGTGGCCGAGTGGAATTTCGGGAGATGTCCAACGGCATTGTGTTGATCGACCGATGGGTGCTGCGGTTGGTGGCCACGCGCCTTGATACTGTCTATGTCGTGCGGGATCCGTCGATGCGACGCAACCGAGACGTTGTGCCGGAAGAGCGAGCGCGCTTCGAGGTGAATGAAAGTGGTGGCGAGTTGGCCACGGCGCGATGGGAGGATGGCACGGCATGGCAGGCGTCCCTGGGAATGGTGCGCATTGATGCCCGAACGCACACGGGAGCACCCGCAACCGGCACGGATATTTCGCTGGAGCATACCGACTATCGCGGCGTGGTGGACACCACTGGTCAGTTGGTGTTTCGCGACCTGTTGCCGGGCCCCTATCGCACCATCGTGCACGACACCGTGTTGGCGCCAATCGATATCACGCTGAAGACACCCATCGCCTTCAGCGCGGTCCGCGATTCCGTGCACACGGCCACGCTTGATGTGCCCACCGCGTACGACTACGCGCGATCACTGTGTCCACCTGAGCGTCTCCCGTCGCTGCGCCCGATTGCTTTTTTCGCGTACGTCACCATGCCGGACGGACGGCCAGCGGCCGGACTGGAGATCAAGGAACTCGTCAAGCGACCGTTGGACGTTCCGGAATGGAAGTCCACGGCATTTGGCGGCAAGACGGATAAGGGCGGCCGCTACTTCAGCTGCTGGCGATATCGCGCTGGATGA
- a CDS encoding DUF2809 domain-containing protein — translation MSRIARLRMMYLVLVGATMALGLVVHWRGDMLGVDIRDVTGDALWAMMIAWGMGAWLPVTALRIRSAAALTICLAVEFSQLIHTPALDAARATTVGHLVLGNAFDVRDLVSYACGVGVAMLLERVFMVRH, via the coding sequence ATGTCCCGAATAGCTCGCCTCCGCATGATGTACCTGGTGCTCGTGGGCGCCACGATGGCGCTGGGGTTGGTCGTGCACTGGCGTGGCGACATGCTGGGTGTGGACATTCGCGACGTGACCGGCGACGCCCTGTGGGCCATGATGATCGCGTGGGGAATGGGGGCGTGGCTGCCCGTCACTGCGCTGCGCATTCGCAGTGCGGCGGCGCTGACCATTTGCCTTGCGGTTGAGTTCAGTCAGCTCATTCACACACCGGCGTTGGATGCGGCACGAGCGACAACGGTTGGACATCTGGTTCTGGGCAATGCGTTTGATGTCAGAGACCTGGTGTCGTACGCGTGCGGCGTTGGCGTCGCCATGTTGCTGGAACGCGTCTTCATGGTCCGGCATTAG
- the uppS gene encoding di-trans,poly-cis-decaprenylcistransferase, protein MRSGISSLPGHLAIIMDGNGRWAERLGRPRFTGHVAGARAMQAVVSHCAAKGVEQLTLYAFSRDNWSRPVVEVNALLDLFTSHFNAHTNSLVESGIRLSVIGRRTRLPVTLRNAIAEAEARTTRGRRMHLRVAIDYSSRAAIQDAMPALTVDSASPDGSSILPPVDLLLRTGGERRLSDFLLWECAYAELRFVDVLWPDIANADLDAAFTDYARRDRRFGNVSQRASA, encoded by the coding sequence ATGCGATCAGGCATTTCATCCCTTCCCGGCCACCTCGCCATCATCATGGATGGAAACGGGCGGTGGGCCGAGCGTCTCGGGCGCCCGCGGTTCACGGGTCACGTGGCCGGTGCCCGCGCTATGCAGGCCGTGGTGTCACACTGTGCCGCCAAAGGCGTGGAACAGCTCACCCTGTACGCGTTCTCCCGCGACAATTGGAGTCGCCCGGTAGTCGAAGTGAATGCCTTGCTCGACCTCTTTACCTCGCACTTCAACGCGCACACGAATTCGCTGGTCGAGTCGGGAATCCGTCTGTCGGTGATTGGCCGGCGAACTCGGCTCCCGGTCACTCTGCGAAACGCCATCGCCGAGGCCGAGGCGCGCACCACGCGGGGACGCAGGATGCATCTGCGCGTCGCGATCGACTACTCCAGCCGCGCCGCCATTCAGGACGCAATGCCCGCGCTCACCGTCGATTCCGCATCCCCAGATGGGTCGTCAATTCTGCCGCCCGTAGACCTGCTGCTGCGCACCGGCGGCGAGCGACGCCTCTCGGATTTCCTGCTGTGGGAGTGTGCGTACGCCGAGTTGCGGTTTGTCGACGTCCTCTGGCCGGATATCGCCAACGCTGATCTCGACGCCGCGTTCACCGACTATGCCCGGCGCGATCGCCGATTCGGCAACGTGTCGCAGCGCGCGAGCGCATGA
- a CDS encoding CPBP family intramembrane metalloprotease, producing MHARWRIVRIATREAFLKSASVRVGLFLLAYMLLLWLASIPKGMAPPRFADITWGMTASVAILGMTLLFLRRERRAPHDVGLGVDARTAWRFTGGILLGVTVYGVTLLCISLAVGPLVVASASQPSARVVVLMVCSFIALSSMEELGFRGYPLRTLTTAIGTWRAQVIVAIAFGLSHVAFGWPWQAIVLGVIPSAVLFGTTAIVSGGLAMPIGLHAAVNFAQWAVGEKSSRGFWTVTVDPLLAARAATLAPYIGATVPLLFSAVLWWWHTRHLQRT from the coding sequence ATGCATGCTCGATGGCGTATTGTCCGCATCGCAACCCGTGAGGCGTTCCTGAAATCTGCATCCGTGCGCGTCGGACTGTTTCTGCTGGCCTATATGCTACTGCTCTGGCTGGCGTCGATTCCCAAGGGGATGGCACCGCCACGCTTCGCCGACATTACCTGGGGCATGACCGCGTCAGTCGCCATCCTGGGAATGACCCTCCTCTTCCTCAGGCGCGAACGACGCGCGCCCCATGACGTGGGATTGGGCGTCGATGCTCGCACCGCATGGCGCTTTACAGGCGGTATCCTCCTCGGCGTCACCGTCTACGGCGTAACGCTGCTGTGCATCTCGCTCGCGGTGGGACCACTCGTGGTGGCGTCGGCATCGCAGCCCTCCGCAAGGGTGGTCGTGCTGATGGTGTGCAGCTTCATCGCACTCTCCAGCATGGAGGAGTTGGGCTTTCGTGGCTATCCGCTCCGCACCCTCACCACGGCCATCGGCACCTGGCGCGCGCAGGTGATCGTAGCCATCGCATTCGGACTCTCGCACGTGGCGTTCGGCTGGCCTTGGCAGGCTATCGTGCTCGGAGTCATTCCCAGCGCAGTGCTCTTCGGCACCACGGCCATCGTGTCCGGTGGGCTCGCCATGCCCATCGGACTCCATGCCGCTGTGAATTTTGCGCAGTGGGCAGTGGGCGAAAAATCGTCGCGGGGATTCTGGACGGTCACCGTTGATCCGCTCCTCGCGGCCCGCGCCGCCACCCTCGCGCCCTACATCGGCGCCACCGTGCCCCTGCTATTCAGTGCGGTGCTCTGGTGGTGGCACACGCGACATCTTCAGCGGACGTAG
- a CDS encoding acetamidase/formamidase family protein, which produces MRPTFWPSPRWHLPLAVTRPSRSALSPANSTARPFWSERAVGARHTLLASPKTVVYGGYDPSSTPVLRVASGDEVEISAVSTCGARLLQPGVDTGTVEPAYRAIVAAVRDSTLRRGPGGHILTGPVYVNGAEPGDVLEVRIKAVDLAIPFACNSFGPRSGFLPEAFPGASKSRIVPLDAKRMIGHFSDSLGIEIPLHPFFGSMGVAPAPERGRVNSAPPGVHAGNLDNKELVAGTILYIPVHVRGALFQAGDGHAAQGDGEVDITALETALRGRFQFIVRKDLKLTWPRGETATHWIAMGTDSSLTVAAKVAVGEAIALLADVKGMSREDAYMLVSTGCDVRITQLVDGTMGVHVMIPKRLFVRR; this is translated from the coding sequence ATGAGACCAACCTTTTGGCCCTCGCCTCGCTGGCACTTACCGTTGGCTGTCACTCGGCCTTCGCGGTCAGCGCTCAGTCCGGCCAATAGCACCGCACGACCGTTCTGGTCCGAGCGTGCGGTTGGCGCAAGACATACGCTGCTGGCGTCACCCAAGACTGTGGTGTACGGCGGCTACGATCCTTCGTCGACGCCGGTGCTGCGCGTGGCATCGGGTGACGAGGTGGAGATCTCGGCGGTGTCCACCTGCGGCGCGCGGCTGTTGCAGCCGGGTGTGGACACGGGCACGGTCGAGCCGGCATACCGCGCGATTGTGGCGGCGGTGCGCGATTCGACGCTGCGACGCGGACCGGGTGGACACATTCTTACGGGGCCGGTTTATGTGAACGGTGCGGAGCCCGGCGATGTGCTGGAGGTGCGCATCAAGGCGGTTGATCTGGCCATTCCATTCGCGTGCAACTCATTCGGGCCGCGCAGTGGGTTTCTGCCAGAGGCGTTTCCCGGCGCGTCCAAGAGTCGCATTGTGCCGCTCGATGCGAAGCGCATGATTGGACACTTCTCCGATTCGCTTGGAATTGAGATTCCGCTGCATCCGTTCTTTGGCAGCATGGGTGTCGCGCCTGCACCGGAGCGCGGTCGCGTGAACAGCGCGCCGCCGGGTGTTCATGCTGGAAATCTTGACAACAAGGAGCTGGTGGCGGGCACGATTCTGTACATCCCGGTGCACGTGCGTGGTGCGTTGTTTCAGGCGGGCGATGGTCATGCGGCGCAGGGCGACGGCGAAGTGGATATCACGGCGCTGGAGACGGCGTTGCGCGGGCGCTTTCAGTTCATCGTGCGAAAAGACCTGAAGCTCACGTGGCCACGCGGCGAGACAGCTACGCACTGGATTGCGATGGGGACGGACAGCAGTCTCACCGTTGCGGCCAAGGTGGCGGTGGGTGAGGCGATTGCGTTGCTGGCGGATGTGAAGGGGATGTCGCGCGAGGATGCGTACATGCTGGTGAGCACGGGGTGCGATGTGCGCATTACGCAGCTGGTTGACGGCACCATGGGGGTGCATGTCATGATTCCCAAGCGCCTGTTCGTTCGCCGCTAA